In Rhodococcus qingshengii JCM 15477, the sequence CGAATCGAGGAACTCGGAGACTGGCGGGGCGAGATGCTCGCCCGGATACGAACTCTGATCAAAGAAGTGGATCCGGATGTGGTGGAGGAATGGAAGTGGCGAGGTGTTCCCGTGTGGTACCACGCCGGAATGATCTGTACCGGTGAGACTTACAAGAGCGCAGTGAAGGTGACCTTTGCCAAAGGCGCATCACTCGACGACGCTTCAGGACTCTTCAACTCCAGCCTCGAGGGCAATACGCGACGGGCGATCGATTTCCACGAGGGCCAAGCCGTCGACGAAAAGGCGTTCAAGGCACTCGTTCACGCCGCGATTGCCCTGAACACCTCGAAGAAGTGACGCCC encodes:
- a CDS encoding DUF1801 domain-containing protein, which translates into the protein MAKSESDKQGADSPSRLIDKRIEELGDWRGEMLARIRTLIKEVDPDVVEEWKWRGVPVWYHAGMICTGETYKSAVKVTFAKGASLDDASGLFNSSLEGNTRRAIDFHEGQAVDEKAFKALVHAAIALNTSKK